ATTTGGGCATTTTTGGGGGTCATTTATAACGAATCGTTTGCGTGAAAATTAACCATTGACGTTTCGAACTGAAAGAGCAAATAACTCGAATTTAagtcattaaattaaattaagttcgagctggaggagatgcTTTTTTAAGATGTCGGGGGTGGAAGCTCCCATTAAAGCGGATGATGGATGACTTTTCCATTGTCGTCGCTGCTgtttaaaaatcaattcaCCGCTGCAGCGGCGAAGGGTTTTAAAGCGGGTCCAATTCGAATTAGCCAACCCTTTGGGGCAACTGATTATCATGTTGGCCGGAGCgcaacgcaaaaaaaaaaaacgaaatgaaaactaaaatgccaaaaacccaaaacactGAAAACCAGTAAACGGTTCGCGCGCGGTTAACCATGACCCAAATACCCATTTATCTTGACTTCTTTTCGCCTCAGCCGCCGGCCGCTGGTCAGAAATCTTCTGCTCTTCTGCGCCAAACTGGTGGCTACAATCATCTTATGCAACCGGCCGCAGATGATGAAAcatgtggcagcaacaacagccagcGAAGCGATCACGCCGCCACCGTTGCCGCTGGACACGAAAGGTGCCACACTTGGGCGGTACGGGTTGCGTGATTTGCGGCCCGTTTTGGACCGCTCTGCTAGCCCAGCGGTTGCattggcaactggcaactggttTTCCTTCTACGTCAGCGTTTTATTCTGGCTTTCTGGGGATTCTCCGGCCCATTTACTCCACTTGAATTGGCACCTTTCGTAAGCTTGCTGTTAACACACAAACTGGATTTAATGTGATCACCTTTAAGCAAATCATTTGAGCCGCTCTAGGTGTTTCACCTTTAGCTGTGCAATCGCAGATCTGGTTGCCTTACTCgatttttatgtgtttatgATTTATTCTATGTAAAGTTTGTTTGCGATTTATTTGAATAGTTTATTCTTTTCTTAACACACCAACTGgatcttctttttttaaataatagcaAAAGTTAGCtatgtgtattttttgtttatctagGAATTTATAGGATTTTCAAAAATAGGTTTTAATTCAGAGTCTCCCGACTTTTATAATTCATAACATTTATTAGATCTCGCAACTGGCTTGTTAACACACTGACTTGATTTATTTAGGGTTGCGTTATGAACCTAATTAAGGAAATTAATGAGCTCATATTTATCAATTATGACCCAAAGTTGTATTATACATTTGTTGGTTGCCTTTTTAGGCTTTTGATAAAGTTTTTTGTGGTCTTTTATTGCTTTGCTTTTTGGGCTTCCCTTCTATTGTTGGGCATttgtaactttttaaatatatggatgtttttatattgtttaatatacgagggtcgtttgataagtccgtgactttttgaataaaatatatttttttcgtcaaagaagcgttttatttctcaacataatctccttttagctctatacatttagtccagcgtttttccaatttttttattccttccaaataataggttttctcaaggccctcaaaatagtcgtttgtttctgtgatgacctcttcatttgacccgaatctcttaccgccgagccatttcttcatgtttggaaacaaaaaatagtcacagggggctaaatctggagaatatgctggatggggtagcagttcgtagcccaatttatgaaattttgccatgctgactacacacgtgtgcacccgtgcattgtcctgatggacaaaaaaaattcacgagatcgtctgctttcaatgcctataaaacgcaaaccaaaaaacgcagctttctcaaaattttacagtcagctgttaatcgataactgctgacaggagcagtgttgtatttagagcaggtgcgcggcaaatacaaaaagtcacggacttatcaaacgaccctcgtatttTCAAAGCCACTGCTCCTTTTATTTAGTGTGTCCAATTTTTTTAACGCGCTTTTGTATTCATTTACAAATATGGTTTAGCTTATTTTTATAGACTATTTGGATTGACAGCAACTAATGCTATTGAATAACACTGCATTATTGTTAAATCCTTTCTTGAAAGTATACATTCATAATCTGTTTCCCAAACTtgttctgttttattttataaaactaaCAACACTTAGCACCAGATCAGGTAAGAATCTGCTGCTTATATAGGATAACAATGGACTACTGAGAATTAACTCGAGCAAAGATTCTCGGTTTCCTCTTCCACATTGTATTTATTCTGGCTTTACGGGGACTATGCCGTCCCTCATTTGCGATCGCACCTTTTGCAACTTGGTTGGTTTAATGTCCAAACTGGTTGGTGAGGgctcaatttgttttgatttggtttcAGCAATCACGCACAATAACAAAATCACAGATATTCGCTACACTTTTTGGACTGAGACGGTTCCCTAGGACAGAACTGAAacgaaccgaactgaaccaAACCGACTGACCAACCGACGGCAACCAAGCGATCGCGGCGTCCGTTCGCTTGGGCAGGTAACAAACGTCTGGGCCACGGTTTTGGCCATGTTTTACTTGGTGAGCCAGCTCTTGGGCAGCCCGCTCTTGCCTTCCACATCCGCTCTTTCAAAGGTGAGGCCCGGTGGATGTGTGTGAACGTGCTAACCGCTTTGTCGGTGTCTCTCTTAGCCATCTTGGCCATCTCAGCCATAGCCATCTCAGCTCTGCGTCAGCGGCGGCAGTGACGGGTATTTGAACTTTGTTTAGCCTtaatgactgactgacggaCGGCGATGGATACGGCTTGGCTAtagcgatggcgatggcgatggcgacttTGACTGCCGTGTGTTCTTGAGCTTCTGGCCAAGTGCGGATGTGTGTGGCTACGTGCCTGGCATGGGTAGTTAGTGCTAGATACTCCTATCCACTCGTGCACTGAGCATGATTCATTGGTACTTTTATCGCACAGATTCGGAAACACTTGAGTCTATTCATTTGAATTACATATGTCTGTCCGAAAGATGCACTAAACTATTGAGTTAagtaagtttattaaaaacctAAAAGTACCAATCTTTCTTTTCCCATATTCCCACTGTTGTTTGATTAAAGGTATAGGGAATACCTAACTATCTGTCACTTTCTATAACTTCCGTTCGACTTTGtatttctcccttttttttggtagtGCACCTATTTACTGACCCCCTCTTTATGGCCATCGGAAGAGGGTCAGGTTCTGGCAGACAGTGGCATTGATTGCGCTACGCCTCTAGCATTGATTCCAATTGATTTCCCCCTTTTCCTCTGCGCCTCCATTACAGAAAACTGACCAACAGGAACCGGCAGCGCGACTCAGAACTGACGGAGACCTCCACGGAAAGTAAAACGCTGCGCCAGCAGATTGTGGCACTCAAAGCCAGTCGCGATGAGGCAATAGCAGAGAATCGGTGAGCAAAAAAGTCATTAGCGAGGTGAAGATATCATAGAACTGCTTCCGCGCTGGGGCAAATCTTTTTTCGCCCCGATCATTAGGGCTTTTTTCTATGATTTACCCAATGTACACACATAATTTGTTTGCCCCACAGCCGGTTGATGGACAAATTGAGCGATGTCCAAGTGGAGGCCAGGACGTTGCAGAAGAAGCTGGAGGAATCCGAGAAGCAGGTGGCCAACatgaagcagcagctgcacaagTACGTCCAGGAGGTCAAGAAGGCCGAGGATTTGCTCACCCAGAAGGTTGGTTGATTTCTATAATTAGTTTATAAGTCGTAGATCTGGAGTCGGCATACAGGTGTGCTCTAAATTCAAGGAAAAGGAGCGCGATGAGATGCTGGATCACTACCACTGTCTAACCCAAGGCCAGGCAACTCTGGAGGGTAATAACCAAAGTCTGGAGTGCGAGGCGGTTGAGTTCAGGTGAGTTTCAAAGCTTGAAGTTTTTGGAGAACAAAGAGATACCATTTTGATGTTACTTAATTAACTTCCAATTACTATCCGTTTTTACGCAGGCGACAGATCTGTGAGCTGGAGTGCGAGGTGCGCAGCCTGAAGGATCAGCTGCACTGTCGCCAGTGCGCACTTGAGAATTTGGAGATGCAGCTGACCGCCGCCCGGGCTTCAATGCGTTGTGTGGAAAGGGAGCTGGAGGACGCCCGAGATGAGGTCCGTGTGCAGAAGGTGGATCTGGAGGCACGCAAGGAGCTGTGCGATAAACTGGATGTGGAGAGGAGCAAGCTCAATGCGGAGCTGAATGAAGTGCATGATATTCGCAAAAAGGTGAGCTTCAGTTCCGCTGCCGATCAGTTTTCGTATCTCTAACCTAGCTAGAACACTCTGCTGTAGTCTACTTCGCTTTCTAACAATACTCTAACCATAACTTGCGCTTGTAAGTAGCTCTACTTTGATCGCCATGCATTTTTACATGAAATATATTCTctgcagctggaaaaacaaTGCGAGCAACTGCGCGATGATCTTCAGCAGAGTGCGGCTCTTAATCAGGTCACCACCGAAACCACTGATCTCATGCTCGGGCGCTTGCACAATGATCAGCAACGTCAGGATGACGATGACATTAGGTCCAAAAACGAAATGGACCGACTGCAACGTCAGCTCCAGCAAACTTTGGTAAGTTTTGGCAGCGAAGGGTAACCGCTCTACGTCAGCTCGCTGTGAAAAACCCAATAACAAACCACTTAGTCGTATAAAAGATTATATGTATTGCATTTCATTGGCTCATCAAGCTTGTTGAACATTTACAATGAAATTGTAATAACATTACAAGTAATCAGTAAATCTTGGCCTAATATGATTCATTCTTTTTCCCGAAAAGGATCTGCTGCAGGAGGAGCGTGCCCGCTCCAGGCGCCAGGAGGAGTTGGCGGACGAGTTTGAGCAACAGGTACGCGACCTGCGTCGCAATCTCGCCGATGATCGCTTCAATCAGGCTAGAACACGTGAGGTCAGTCCCCGGGTGCCACCGAAAACTCTTTAATTGATAGTATTTGTAACGTACGCTTCTTGTTTATTATGTTAACTCAAATTTAATGTTTGGCTGGGATATCGAAATTGTACAAATATAAGATtgttaaaactaaataaaaatttaatgcaACGACGGTCGCGGTTATCTGGGACTCTCAAGGAATCTCGCTGAATGAAGCCACCTTACTTCCGGCACATGCTGGCCAGGTTCATGTAGGTCTGGTACATGCAGGGACAGCCATTAAACGGAGGTATCCGCATGTGGTTGGTCTGTGCATGCGACTCCTCGCAGCTGGCGTACTCATCATCGTAGGCGGACTCGTTGCAGGTGTGCTCCGCAGAGCTGCTGGATCCTACAAAGTTATACTACTTATAAATACACAAGttgtaataaaatgaaatattatttgaaataagTACATCATATACTTATAAACTTACTGCAAGTGGAGTTCTGTTCCATATAATCCCCCTCATCGCCATGCTCTGCAGTGTGGTATTTAAGAGCACGCTCCCAATCAATCAGACTGCGACAACTTTCCTGCACATGCTCCTCCTTGGTCAGGTCCCCTTTCTCGTCTTCAAAGGTCACGGTTCGCGTTCGCTTTTCACAGACTGTTTCCAAAACTGGCGCTTGTCCTGGGGAGGACATACACGATCTCGGGCTATGCTGATCATAAATCGTTCCAGGATGCTTCACCACCTCTCCTTCATAGCGAACACATTCAGGTCGAGCCTCCACACTCCTCTGGGAAATGTGATCGGTACAGCTTGGACAATCCAACTGGGACGACTCGTCATCACTACGTAAACAGTCGATATTTCCGGACATATTTTGAGTATACTGGTTCTTATAGTTTTCCTGACACTGAGAGCATTGTGAGCTATAACTCAACGATAGGgtttcaattgaattattcatATGTGGACTGTTACTGCGTGAATTGGCGCCAGCTTGCGCAATCTGTACAGTGTCGCACTCGTTCCTAGAACTTTTAGGTTGTCTATAGGATGGCGGCGGTGTTCTCGGACTATAAGAGGGAGTCTGAATGTGGTAGTCATCGTGAGATTGCTGCATTTTTCTTGGTGTTCTTGGGGTACCTTGCCTGGAAGGCAACTCATTGTGGACATAATCATAATCTAAACGGGAAACCATTGACATCAAGGAAGAGTTTTGGCATTGAGATGGCGTTGGTGATGCAGGATTCACCTGCTCCCGAAAATGCTGGCGTTCTCGGTACACTTGACAGGCTTTGTTCATCCTGATCTGCCTCTCCGTTTGCGTGGGACTCTCCCGACACGGAAACTCCGTCTGGGTGTTCTTGGCTTCTCTTTGCACTTGCCCAGTGCAAGCATCCGAAGGATATTGAAGAGCTATCGAGACATAGCTGGTGGGCATAGCTCCGCTTTGGGGTGAAACTGATCGCTGAACTGGATGTGTTCTCATTTGCCTATCACGCTTCTCATCCTGCTCCACAAGCTTCTCGCAGTGCTCCCGCCTTTCCTGCCTTATGGCTTCACAATGATCGTCCTTGGACCTCGGGGATTTTGATTGCTGGGCAAGCGagcgatttgcatttgtaGCTTCACCTGTTCTTTGAAAGTTTCTTTCCACATGGGGCTTAGCTGCTCTTGGGTCACCTCGTAGGTGTGAATTTTCTGGAATGGTGTACCCCCAATCCTCTAAGCAGCCATCTTCATTGGCATAGGAAACCTTTTCCTCGCAGCACTGATAAGAAACACTATCTGGCGTTGAGTTGGAAGATCCCACATCGGCCAACTGGTAGTGGGCAGTTATTTCCTTGTAGTGTAGGCAATCCTTTACCCTAGCTGAATCAGTATGAGCTTTTGTATCCATAGGTGTCATCATGACAGGCCTTTCGTCCCTTTCCGACTTGAATTCTTTCTTCACTGCCATTCTTGTGTATGTGGGATTCGACTGCAGAGGCTTGCAATTTTCCTGCTTATAGAGATTCAAATACTCTTGGTAATTTTGCGCCTTGGTTTCATCCGTAAGTTCCTCTGGGCAAAACTTGGATGGCTGAGCTCTGCTGGTGATTCCTTTCGAGTACAGTAAACTACTGTCATTCggtttggattttttttgtcCCTGGTCCTTGGCAGACTCGAGCTCTTTCTTCTGTCCAATTTTGATTGGTTTTTCAGGTTTTCTGGCTTTATTACGAGCTGGTGAAGTAATAGAGGTAGCTTCCCTCTTAAGATTACATTCCACTTTCTTATAATTTGTGGACTTTCCAGTTATAGCCGGATTTCTTTTATCCTTTCGCCCCTTGGGTGATAAAGAACGTTCGATTTCCGGCCGCCAGTTGCGGCAAAATGCCTCGGTATTCAGGTCCGTCGCCAATCTCCTGCAATTTTGACGCGGAAACATGTTATATGGTATGCCAAATTGTGTACCCTGAAGGGGTGACACCTCTCCATTGAGACCACCGCAGGCGCAGAACTGTTGAGGATACCCCATGTCGCAGCTGCCGGCgtagtggcaacagtgacaGTGACAAGTTCCATACATGTTCTGGTACACAGTTTGGTTGTTAGGCGCCCCATATCcacagtcgcagcagcaacctCCACTGACTCTTTCAGCGGCGCTCGGAGAATCACTCCGGGCAGCGACTGCGAGGGTGCGGCACTTGGGCAACTTACCCTTCCGCTGACCACCGGATGCAGGAGTTCTGTTGATGGACAGAGGACTCTCTTTGGCTTGATTCGCCTTGAAGCTCTGGCTCCACGTCATGTTTTTTACATTCGCCTTCTCGGGACTCGCAGATCGGCTCATGGCGTCTTTGACTTCGAGAAAATGGTTGCGAAAGAGCCCCAACTTATACAACTCATTGCCGATCCTCTGGTTTAGGCTTTCCACCTTCTGGCGCGTTTGTTCGATTTTCTCAAAGGAAGATGAGCTCTCCGACTTCGGCTTTTTCGTGGCCGTGGAACCGGAAACTCTATCCAACGGACGGCGGTAGAGTTCCCTTACCTTCGTCTGCGTGTTCCTGATGTAAGTCCGTTGGTGTCCCTCGATCGAGACTCGCTCCTGTCGTTTCAGTAAATAACTGGGACCTGTGAAATGTATACATAGATACGTATTTTTCAACAACTTTTAAACGGCTTGCCTACATTTACTGGTTTTGTTATCCATTGCCTTTTCTTAGGCGCGCTCGCAATTAACATAcacagaaaatataaatatattcgttTTGATTTCATTGGTATTTGGCTTTGATGTTTAAGGCTGTGCTTATTGATCTCAAGTTATATAAATGCTATTAATATCGTATACAAAACGAATTACGAGAATTAGCAACGATTTCAGAACGAATCAAACAAACCACCCGCCCCATAAGACAGAAAAACTGATGTTGTTTagattataattattttacgCACAATTTACACTAATAATTTCGTTTTATCTCTTAAAATTGACAAGGATAATGTCGGGGATTTGGTACGCGTTGACTGTAATGGGACAAGTGTAttgcaaaaaatatgtaagCTAAAAATCATAACGTTCAACAAGTCCTAATTAACTACAATAAACCTAAGTATTACAGTGATTCAACAGTTTTACAGACGTTTcttcaaaagaaaaaatacaaatactatTGCAGGCCAAGATCAAACGAATTGGATCGGCAACTGGAACTCGAACTGGGTTGCGTGAGGGGCTTCCTAAACTAATTCCTTCGACGACGCATATGTCTCTGAACCCCCTGCACTGAATGAGCTGCTGGACAGGGGCGTGCTGACATCGCGACTTTCTCCATTGAGCAAGTACACCGGCACGTGGCTGGTCACCAGTTCCAGGTTGTGGGACGGCGATAGTAACGCAGTGCTGTCTTCGTCCTCGGCCACGCGAATGGGAGCAGCAATCTCCAACTCGTTGCCCACCTCGGGCACCAAGTCCTGATCGAAATCGTAGGCGGGTTCTGGTGTCGGCGCGGCAACTGGCGCGACTAGCTGTTCATCTGGAGCTGGCTCTGGTTGAATAGAACAGGTATCTAGTGCGGGATCTGCCTCAAATTCTAATGGGTAATCTATTAGCCACTGCTTCTTTTTCTTATTCTTTACGTGCGTCCAAACGGGGCGCTTGAATCGCCGTCTTCGCTTTCGCCTTTTGCCATTCATTGTTGGCTTAATAAGCTTGTGTAACTGCTCGTGACCCAGTGATTGTTCCTCTTCCTGCTCCAGTGACTGTTCCTCTTCCTGCTCCAGTGACTGTTCCTCTTCCTGCTCCAGTGAGTGTTCCTCTTCCTGCTCCTGAGGCTGCTCTAGTGACAGTTCCTCAATCTGCTCCGGAGGCTGCTCCTCCAACACCTTTTGATCCGTTTCCTGATGCTGATCTTCCACTAACTGCTCATTTGGAGTTTGATCTTCCGCTTCCTGCTCATCCTCTTCTATCAGAGGTGGCCCTTTCTCTGCCAAGTTTATATTCTCGACATGCACATGTGTTTCCTCCGGCGGTTGTTGATCCTCTAGCAGTTCTTCTTCTTCGGGCGCTTCTTGTTCATCATCCATATGGTTATGCTCTTCCTCGTGGATCGCCAATTGATGTTGCTCTTGTAGCAGCTGCTCTTCCAGAAATTGTTGATGCTCCAGGTCGAGCTCTCGTTCCTGCTCACTTGGCGCTTCAGGAGCTTGGCGTTTCTCAATTGTATCTTTTTcattcatttgaatttgcGATGTTATAGTTTCTTGTTCTCGCAAATCATTTCCGCTTTCTAGCtcctttttcactttttttagTCGCTTTCCTTTAGGCTTCTGCACCTTTCTTTGTTCCTCTAACTCTTTTTTGTGTCGCTTTCTTTTAGGCTTCTGCACCTTTCTTTGTTCCTCTAACTCTTTTTTGTGTCGCTTTCTTTTAGGCTTCTGCACCTTTCTTTGTTCCTCTAACTCTCGATCAGAATTGATACAACATATACCATCTTGGACAGTAGGAGCTTCTTCAGCTCTGAGTGACCGAGTCCGGCTCTTGAGATTACAACGTTTCAGTCTTATTATAGGCAATTTATGCGGCGCAGATTTCCGAATGGTGTCGAGATCCTGCTCCAGTTGCTGTACCTCTATTTTCCGCTTTGCATTTGAGGCGCGAAGCTTCCGACATCGCTTTGTGGCCTGCTTAAGCATACTAAGCTTATCATCATTTTGCAACTTATGGCTTACTCTTcgattctttttctttttctgatTATTCAACCTACGTCGTCGAATATTCTCACGCTGCAGGGTTAACAGGTGATTGTAGTAGCTCACTTCATCGCCCGCTGCCTTGGAGAAAAGGCGTCGACTGAAATCCAAATCGCCGTTTGAGTTATGGTTGTCAGTTGATGCACTTCGTATCTGGCAGGGACTACTCGAACTGTGCGTTGAAGCTGGCGGCGTGGGCAACGCCACTCGTTGTCCTCGTTGCGTGTTCCGGATGCGGGTGGGTGTGGCCGAGATCTTTGTGGGTGTGCTACTGGAGGCGTTGCTAGTGGTAGGCGTTAACTGACTGGCAGCTTCACTCCTGGCTTTGATCTTGGCGTCCAGTTTGGCGAACATTTTCGCACTGGCTTTTCGATGCTCTGCAAGGATTCAACATTTAGATTAATaatactatatttttatatatatttatttttcattaccCTCTTTCCATCGATATGAATCTGTGCCGTTGGACGAAGATGGCTTGTACTGCTTAATGGATGGCTTTTTGGATGCCCCTGTCTTGGCGTTCGGCGTAGTCGCGCCCAAGTGCCGGGGACTGAAGGTAACCTGTTTCTTGAGCAGCGATGACTCGCTACAGTTGCTGTTTTGACTAGAAGTTTGACGGCAGTGGTAAAGTGGTGTTCGTTGTCCGCTGGCATCGCTGGCATTGCTGCTTCGCGGGAAGAAGCCGTGGCTGTGTGCGCCTGAGTATTGATCGTCCTCCACCAGATCCGGCTCCTCGTCGTCCAACGTTTGCACACACTGATCGACAAGATGTGGCGCCGTGGTGGACACCAAATGGAGACTATCCCGGCGGCAACTATAGCTGTTCACAATCCGCGGCACCGTGTAGGTAGTGGGTGGAAGCACAGCTCTTTCGTAAGTCCGCAGGTTGCTGGGATATATGCGAGTGACGGGCACGGAGTCGTCCTCGCCGAGGATCGTTGTCGATGTCTGATTGGCCGAAtcgttggagttggagttcgAATTGATGCCATCCACGTTGGCAGGCACATTAAAGTTAACAGAAAACATCTCCACATCGTCGTCAGAGTCGCGCAGCTCTACGATTTCTATTGAGTTGTC
This genomic interval from Drosophila teissieri strain GT53w chromosome 3L, Prin_Dtei_1.1, whole genome shotgun sequence contains the following:
- the LOC122618455 gene encoding uncharacterized protein LOC122618455, producing the protein MSCSARNRKRNSGSTLDEYDKVSTLANADETECTSPDPGREPQSNEPDSQTEPEPEPEFGHLNETRRKIHDAIAALNDDSFDKRMARLLMQYEGAIREEFERAQYLPLKCRKLARILTGLTDVIHTMVQGRALQRDEGYRQRMCNIVGFYISCELCSAQEPVEKEEIIINRINSCLKLYVEYGDGGAGVHREHVLRTLLAAPKLFNRASILSMLYSRLFPHWSMPSVMIQAELPDKLYIEYILIFYYWQRLVSDESVKERIVEFAEKFMRPSRSLALKSVYAHYLPKFTDQNAATRTILNHLRMSSCTSLHVVSKVDNRPPQSNEVVLSSDDEDSCPMWDISGTPTSSMNNHPPVFLQNLCQNARQLEPCKRANALFSGIDNSIEIVELRDSDDDVEMFSVNFNVPANVDGINSNSNSNDSANQTSTTILGEDDSVPVTRIYPSNLRTYERAVLPPTTYTVPRIVNSYSCRRDSLHLVSTTAPHLVDQCVQTLDDEEPDLVEDDQYSGAHSHGFFPRSSNASDASGQRTPLYHCRQTSSQNSNCSESSLLKKQVTFSPRHLGATTPNAKTGASKKPSIKQYKPSSSNGTDSYRWKEEHRKASAKMFAKLDAKIKARSEAASQLTPTTSNASSSTPTKISATPTRIRNTQRGQRVALPTPPASTHSSSSPCQIRSASTDNHNSNGDLDFSRRLFSKAAGDEVSYYNHLLTLQRENIRRRRLNNQKKKKNRRVSHKLQNDDKLSMLKQATKRCRKLRASNAKRKIEVQQLEQDLDTIRKSAPHKLPIIRLKRCNLKSRTRSLRAEEAPTVQDGICCINSDRELEEQRKVQKPKRKRHKKELEEQRKVQKPKRKRHKKELEEQRKVQKPKGKRLKKVKKELESGNDLREQETITSQIQMNEKDTIEKRQAPEAPSEQERELDLEHQQFLEEQLLQEQHQLAIHEEEHNHMDDEQEAPEEEELLEDQQPPEETHVHVENINLAEKGPPLIEEDEQEAEDQTPNEQLVEDQHQETDQKVLEEQPPEQIEELSLEQPQEQEEEHSLEQEEEQSLEQEEEQSLEQEEEQSLGHEQLHKLIKPTMNGKRRKRRRRFKRPVWTHVKNKKKKQWLIDYPLEFEADPALDTCSIQPEPAPDEQLVAPVAAPTPEPAYDFDQDLVPEVGNELEIAAPIRVAEDEDSTALLSPSHNLELVTSHVPVYLLNGESRDVSTPLSSSSFSAGGSETYASSKELV
- the LOC122618457 gene encoding uncharacterized protein LOC122618457 isoform X1, which encodes MDNKTSKCPSYLLKRQERVSIEGHQRTYIRNTQTKVRELYRRPLDRVSGSTATKKPKSESSSSFEKIEQTRQKVESLNQRIGNELYKLGLFRNHFLEVKDAMSRSASPEKANVKNMTWSQSFKANQAKESPLSINRTPASGGQRKGKLPKCRTLAVAARSDSPSAAERVSGGCCCDCGYGAPNNQTVYQNMYGTCHCHCCHYAGSCDMGYPQQFCACGGLNGEVSPLQGTQFGIPYNMFPRQNCRRLATDLNTEAFCRNWRPEIERSLSPKGRKDKRNPAITGKSTNYKKVECNLKREATSITSPARNKARKPEKPIKIGQKKELESAKDQGQKKSKPNDSSLLYSKGITSRAQPSKFCPEELTDETKAQNYQEYLNLYKQENCKPLQSNPTYTRMAVKKEFKSERDERPVMMTPMDTKAHTDSARVKDCLHYKEITAHYQLADVGSSNSTPDSVSYQCCEEKVSYANEDGCLEDWGYTIPENSHLRGDPRAAKPHVERNFQRTGEATNANRSLAQQSKSPRSKDDHCEAIRQERREHCEKLVEQDEKRDRQMRTHPVQRSVSPQSGAMPTSYVSIALQYPSDACTGQVQREAKNTQTEFPCRESPTQTERQIRMNKACQVYRERQHFREQVNPASPTPSQCQNSSLMSMVSRLDYDYVHNELPSRQGTPRTPRKMQQSHDDYHIQTPSYSPRTPPPSYRQPKSSRNECDTVQIAQAGANSRSNSPHMNNSIETLSLSYSSQCSQCQENYKNQYTQNMSGNIDCLRSDDESSQLDCPSCTDHISQRSVEARPECVRYEGEVVKHPGTIYDQHSPRSCMSSPGQAPVLETVCEKRTRTVTFEDEKGDLTKEEHVQESCRSLIDWERALKYHTAEHGDEGDYMEQNSTCRSSSSAEHTCNESAYDDEYASCEESHAQTNHMRIPPFNGCPCMYQTYMNLASMCRK
- the LOC122618457 gene encoding uncharacterized protein LOC122618457 isoform X2; translation: MDNKTSKCPSYLLKRQERVSIEGHQRTYIRNTQTKVRELYRRPLDRVSGSTATKKPKSESSSSFEKIEQTRQKVESLNQRIGNELYKLGLFRNHFLEVKDAMSRSASPEKANVKNMTWSQSFKANQAKESPLSINRTPASGGQRKGKLPKCRTLAVAARSDSPSAAERVSGGCCCDCGYGAPNNQTVYQNMYGTCHCHCCHYAGSCDMGYPQQFCACGGLNGEVSPLQGTQFGIPYNMFPRQNCRRLATDLNTEAFCRNWRPEIERSLSPKGRKDKRNPAITGKSTNYKKVECNLKREATSITSPARNKARKPEKPIKIGQKKELESAKDQGQKKSKPNDSSLLYSKGITSRAQPSKFCPEELTDETKAQNYQEYLNLYKQENCKPLQSNPTYTRMAVKKEFKSERDERPVMMTPMDTKAHTDSARVKDCLHYKEITAHYQLADVGSSNSTPDSVSYQCCEEKVSYANEDGCLEDWGYTIPENSHLRGDPRAAKPHVERNFQRTGEATNANRSLAQQSKSPRSKDDHCEAIRQERREHCEKLVEQDEKRDRQMRTHPVQRSVSPQSGAMPTSYVSIALQYPSDACTGQVQREAKNTQTEFPCRESPTQTERQIRMNKACQVYRERQHFREQVNPASPTPSQCQNSSLMSMVSRLDYDYVHNELPSRQGTPRTPRKMQQSHDDYHIQTPSYSPRTPPPSYRQPKSSRNECDTVQIAQAGANSRSNSPHMNNSIETLSLSYSSQCSQCQENYKNQYTQNMSGNIDCLRSDDESSQLDCPSCTDHISQRSVEARPECVRYEGEVVKHPGTIYDQHSPRSCMSSPGQAPVLETVCEKRTRTVTFEDEKGDLTKEEHVQESCRSLIDWERALKYHTAEHGDEGDYMEQNSTCI